One window of Mesotoga sp. Brook.08.105.5.1 genomic DNA carries:
- a CDS encoding FAD-dependent oxidoreductase: protein MKKDVVIVGGGPAGIVTATTAKKTYPDKSVVVIRKEREGVVPCGIPYIFHTLPTVEANTMPIKGAQDLGIDFIFDEVEEISTDSKKVNLSGGESIEYEKLVIATGSQPILPPIKGSKLSGVFTIAKDKEYLKTVYAAAKSAKQVVVVGGGFIGVEVSDEILSDGKEVYLVEAVDQILMAAFDREFGTMVSERLEKKGMKLRTGMKVSEIKGEDKVSGVLLDNGEEIEADMVILAIGYRPNVKLLENIRVHRGITGGIWADEYMRTSVDDVFAAGDCVEHKCFFTRKPSRLMLASTAAFEARVAGSNLFSLKMVRENHGNLGVFSTSVADLTVAAAGLTECTAKMENFDYVVGVAKGIDRHPGSLPDKSEIFVKMIFSKESGILLGAQMAGGKSVGEMVNIIGLGLQKGITVNDFLTMQIGSHPLLTAAPTTYPLTIAAENALMNLRKE from the coding sequence ATGAAAAAGGACGTAGTGATAGTGGGAGGAGGTCCCGCCGGTATAGTAACGGCGACAACGGCAAAAAAGACATATCCTGACAAGAGTGTAGTGGTAATTAGAAAGGAAAGGGAAGGAGTCGTCCCATGTGGAATTCCATACATATTCCATACTCTTCCGACTGTAGAGGCCAATACCATGCCGATAAAAGGTGCGCAGGATCTGGGAATCGATTTCATTTTTGATGAAGTCGAGGAAATCAGTACTGATTCCAAGAAGGTCAATCTCTCCGGTGGGGAGTCTATCGAATATGAGAAATTGGTTATTGCCACGGGTTCGCAGCCCATATTACCTCCAATAAAGGGCAGTAAGCTTTCAGGTGTATTTACTATAGCCAAGGATAAAGAGTATCTGAAGACTGTATATGCTGCTGCAAAATCGGCGAAGCAAGTCGTAGTCGTTGGTGGAGGTTTCATAGGAGTGGAAGTTTCGGACGAGATCCTCTCCGATGGCAAGGAAGTCTACCTTGTTGAAGCCGTTGACCAGATACTCATGGCAGCCTTTGACAGGGAATTTGGAACAATGGTAAGTGAAAGACTCGAGAAGAAAGGCATGAAGCTACGCACCGGGATGAAGGTCAGTGAGATAAAAGGAGAAGACAAGGTATCCGGAGTTCTACTTGACAACGGCGAAGAGATCGAAGCAGATATGGTGATACTTGCAATAGGTTACAGACCGAACGTGAAGCTTCTGGAAAATATCCGCGTTCACAGGGGTATAACCGGTGGAATATGGGCCGATGAATACATGAGAACCAGTGTTGACGATGTCTTTGCCGCCGGTGACTGCGTCGAACACAAGTGCTTCTTCACGAGAAAGCCGAGTAGGTTAATGCTGGCATCTACCGCGGCTTTTGAAGCGAGAGTTGCAGGTTCAAACCTCTTCAGCCTCAAGATGGTTAGGGAGAATCACGGAAATCTTGGAGTGTTCTCTACTTCTGTGGCCGATTTAACGGTCGCCGCCGCGGGACTCACGGAGTGTACGGCAAAGATGGAGAACTTTGATTACGTGGTTGGCGTTGCAAAGGGAATAGATAGACATCCCGGTTCGCTTCCCGACAAGTCGGAAATTTTCGTCAAGATGATCTTCTCCAAGGAGAGCGGAATTCTTCTTGGCGCGCAGATGGCGGGCGGAAAGAGTGTTGGAGAGATGGTCAATATTATCGGTCTCGGTCTACAGAAAGGAATAACCGTGAACGATTTCCTCACGATGCAGATCGGTT